Genomic window (Sulfurovum sp. NBC37-1):
AGCAGATCGAAGATCGGCTCGTAGAGTTCCGGTGAGACCGTCGAAGGTGTTCCTCCTCCGATAAAAAGGGTTTCGATACTCTCTTTTTGAGTATGAAAACGTTCCAGTTCAAATGAGAGCTGACGGTAGAGTGCCTGCATGTACTCACTGCGTGTGTCGAACTTGTCAACATAGGAGTTGAAGCTGCAGTAGTGACATTTGGAATCGCAGTAGGGGATGTGGATATATGCTAACAATTTTTACTCTTTTCAAAAGGCTATAACCGAATTTTAGATAGAATCATATCAGAAATTTGGGAGTTTATCTCTAAATTGTCGAAGTCATGTTCGAAGTGGCTTCAATTTTAAAATTTTATCGAAGATGAGTAATTTAGTATGCAAAATAAAAAGAGCTATAGGCCTAATGTTGCAGCCGTCATACTCTCTTCTAAATATCCGGAAAAGTGTGAATTTTTTGTCGCACACCGAACTGATATCAGAAATGCCTGGCAGTTCCCACAGGGCGGCATCGATGAGGGTGAAACGCCTGAAGATGCACTCTACAGGGAACTGCTTGAGGAAATAGGATGCAATAATGTTGAGATACTGGGGGAATTCCCGGAGTGGATCACATACGATTTTCCTAAAACAGCAAGGGGGAAAGTGTACCCTTTTGACGGCCAGACACAGAAATATTTTCTGGTCCGCCTCAAAGAGGAGGCACAGATAAACCTGCAGGCATTTGAGATCCCGGAGTTTAAAGAGTATACGTTTGTCAAGTATGATGAGCTGTTCCAAAAGGTGACCTATTTTAAACGTAAAGTGTATCGCAGGGTAATAGATCACTTCATTAAAGAGGGTTTGATCTAAAGACGTAGAGTACTGTTCTAAAACAGTATAAATTTGTAGTAAGGAAATATTTTTATGTTGATCGTACAGAAGTATGGTGGTACAAGCGTAGGTGGACTGGACCGCATTGAGAATGTAGCGAACCGTGTGGCCAAAGCTCGGGATGAGGGGCATGACCTGGTCATTGTCGTTTCAGCCATGAGCGGTGAGACGAACAAGCTGATAGAGTATGCGGAACATTTCAGCAAGAATCCTGCAAAGAAAGAGATGGATATGCTGTTGAGTTCTGGTGAGAGGATCACTGCAGCACTGCTTGCCATTGCGCTGCAGGCCAAAGGCTATGATGCCCAGGCCATGACAGGGCGCCAGGCAGGGATCGTTACAGATGATACCCATACCTATGCACGGATCGAATCGATCGATCCCAAAGCGATGCAGAATGCCATCAAAGAGGGAAAGATCATAGTCGTAGCAGGCTTTCAGGGGATCAACAAGAACGGTTCGGTCACAACGCTGGGCCGTGGAGGTTCGGACCTCTCCGCTGTTGCCCTGGCTGCTGCACTCAAGGCAGACCAGTGTGAGATCTATTCGGATGTGGATGGTATTTATACGACCGATCCGCGTATCGAGCCCCATGCCAAAAAACTCGATACCATATCTTATGACGAAATGCTTGAACTCTCCTCGCTGGGAGCCAAAGTATTGCAGAACCGTTCGGTTGAACTGGCGAAGAAGTTGAATGTGAAACTCTATGCAAAAAGCAGTTTCAGTGATGATAAAGGTACATTGATAACGAAGGAGAATGAGAATATGGAAGCAGTCATGGTCAGCGGTGTAGTGCTGGATAAAAATCAGGCAAGGGTAACACTCAGGGGTGTTGTGGACAGACCGGGGATCGCGGCAGAGATCTTCTCTGCGCTGGCGGACGCGAACATCAATGTCGATATGATCATCCAGAATGTCGGAACGGACGGTTTGACCAACCTTGGATTTACCGTACCCCAGAGCGAACTGGAGAATGCCAAAAAGCTGGTAGAGACATTCAACCATGAGATACAGGGAGCGGACTTTGACGAACATGTCTGCAAGGTTTCCGTGGTCGGTGTAGGTATGAAATCACATTCTGGTGTGGCAGCTACAGCGTTTACTGTGTTGGCGAACAGCAACATCAACATTCAGATGATCTCCACTTCAGAGATCAAGATCTCTATGATCATCGATGAGAAGTACGGTGAACTTGCGATCCGTGCGCTCCATGAAGCCTATGGGCTGGACAAATAATTCCAGATGATGAAAGAACTGCTGAGCTGGACGCTTGAAGCGATACGGAATGAGGAGTCTGACTTCTCATGGATGGAAGAGTATCGCTATGAATGGGCACCTCTGGTCAAATCAGCTGTTTCTCAAATGCTGGAAGGCAAGACTGTACTGGTCGTGACGGACGAACATCATAAATGGTTCGGCCAATATATCATCA
Coding sequences:
- a CDS encoding RNA pyrophosphohydrolase, whose translation is MQNKKSYRPNVAAVILSSKYPEKCEFFVAHRTDIRNAWQFPQGGIDEGETPEDALYRELLEEIGCNNVEILGEFPEWITYDFPKTARGKVYPFDGQTQKYFLVRLKEEAQINLQAFEIPEFKEYTFVKYDELFQKVTYFKRKVYRRVIDHFIKEGLI
- a CDS encoding aspartate kinase → MLIVQKYGGTSVGGLDRIENVANRVAKARDEGHDLVIVVSAMSGETNKLIEYAEHFSKNPAKKEMDMLLSSGERITAALLAIALQAKGYDAQAMTGRQAGIVTDDTHTYARIESIDPKAMQNAIKEGKIIVVAGFQGINKNGSVTTLGRGGSDLSAVALAAALKADQCEIYSDVDGIYTTDPRIEPHAKKLDTISYDEMLELSSLGAKVLQNRSVELAKKLNVKLYAKSSFSDDKGTLITKENENMEAVMVSGVVLDKNQARVTLRGVVDRPGIAAEIFSALADANINVDMIIQNVGTDGLTNLGFTVPQSELENAKKLVETFNHEIQGADFDEHVCKVSVVGVGMKSHSGVAATAFTVLANSNINIQMISTSEIKISMIIDEKYGELAIRALHEAYGLDK